The Pseudomonadota bacterium region TTCCGAGTTCGCGACAACAATACGGTAGAAGGGTTTCTTTGTTCTACCCATTCTGCTCAGTCTAATTTTAACAGCCATTATTACTATTCCTCCTTATGGAAATTACCGAATTTTTTCTATCGCCCGGCACCGCAATCTTTCTCACTGAAATCTGATTACAGCCGAAAAAATCTATGCTTGCTTATCTGGATAGCCCTTTGGGCCTTTTCCGCCTCTTGTTTCCACCGGCGACAATCCCGCCGCCAATTATTTTGCCTTTCATTTTTTTCATCATCTTGAGCATGTCTGTATAGCTTTTAATGACTTTATTGACATCCTGCACCGATGTGCCGCTGCCCTTGGCAATCCTCTGCCTGCGACTGGCGTTGATAATCAGATGACGCCTGCGTTCATCAGGGGTCATTGAATTAATAATCGCCTCAACCCGATTCAACTCTTTCACGTCGGGTTTAGGCATATCTTTCATCTGTCTGAATTTATTGATTCCAGGGATCATGCCCATGATCTGTTCCAGATTTCCCATCTTTTTGATTTGCTGAATCTGGTCCCTGAAGTCTTCCAGCGAAAAAGCATTCTTATTTATCTTTTTGGCAAGTGTTTCAGCTTTTTTCCGGTCAACAACCGCTTCCGCCTTCTCAATCAGGGTAAGTACATCCCCCATACCGAGAATTCTTGAAGCCATACGTTCTGGATAGAATATCTCAAGGGCATCGAGATCTTCACCGGTACCGACAAATTTAATCGGCCGGTCCGTGACTTTCTTAATGGAAAGCGCTGCGCCGCCGCGGGCATCACCATCCATTTTGGTGAGCACTACACCGCTGATAGACAGGTCGCCGTTAAATTTATCCGCAACCGTCACCGCATCCTGGCCGGTCATTGCGTCGGCGACAAAGAGGATTTCCGAGGGATTGACGGCATCCTTGATCCGCCTCAATTCCTCCATCAGGTCCAGATCAACATGCAGCCGGCCGGCGGTATCGATTATCAGGGTGTCATAGTTGACAGCCTTGGCAGCGGCTAAAGCATCCCTGCAGATCGCCACAGGGTCCTGACTGGTCTGGGACGGATAAACCGGCACATCAATGGCTTTGCCGAGAACATGCAATTGTTCAATAGCCGCCGGACGGTATACATCCGCAGGCACCAGATACGGTTTGCGGCCCTTGCCTTTGAGCAGCTTGGCAAGTTTTCCCGCCGTTGTGGTCTTTCCAGAACCCTGAAGCCCGA contains the following coding sequences:
- the ffh gene encoding signal recognition particle protein, which codes for MFENISDRLESVFKTLRGHGKLSEANINDAMAEVRRALLEADVNFKVVKEFIASITERAVGQEVLGSLSPGQQVVKIVHEQLIDLLGGKEELLDFAGKPPAIIMMVGLQGSGKTTTAGKLAKLLKGKGRKPYLVPADVYRPAAIEQLHVLGKAIDVPVYPSQTSQDPVAICRDALAAAKAVNYDTLIIDTAGRLHVDLDLMEELRRIKDAVNPSEILFVADAMTGQDAVTVADKFNGDLSISGVVLTKMDGDARGGAALSIKKVTDRPIKFVGTGEDLDALEIFYPERMASRILGMGDVLTLIEKAEAVVDRKKAETLAKKINKNAFSLEDFRDQIQQIKKMGNLEQIMGMIPGINKFRQMKDMPKPDVKELNRVEAIINSMTPDERRRHLIINASRRQRIAKGSGTSVQDVNKVIKSYTDMLKMMKKMKGKIIGGGIVAGGNKRRKRPKGLSR